Proteins from a genomic interval of Desulfovibrio piger:
- the trmFO gene encoding methylenetetrahydrofolate--tRNA-(uracil(54)-C(5))-methyltransferase (FADH(2)-oxidizing) TrmFO codes for MRPTKGDGVTEHSYAVIGGGLAGCECALRLARAGLQVTLFEQKPEFRSPAHVNDGLAELVCSNSLRSDELTSGIGLLKAEMRELGSDFMELADAHRVPAGKALAVDREAFSAAMTQRVMSTPGITLVHRQITSLDDPALDGFETVVLAAGPMASENLSASLAEVVGGDHCYFYDAIAPIVWTHSLNMDIVFRASRYGQEKGETGGDYLNCPMNKEEYEAFYNALLEAQKVGAREFEKEKHFEGCMPVEALAERGPRTLTFGPLKPVGFVDPRTGRRPWAILQLRAETLNGETCNLVGCQTKLTYGEQARVFRMVPGLEKAEFARFGSMHRNTYVNAPVALNEDLSLKARPRVFLAGQITGVEGYLESAACGMWLGMLLAARAQGRELALPPLECALGALLNHLRTPVKHFQPSNAHFGLMPELDEKAKKKDRKALYSARARERFAAWRAEQGL; via the coding sequence ATGCGGCCAACAAAAGGAGATGGCGTGACTGAACACAGCTATGCGGTTATTGGTGGCGGCCTGGCCGGTTGCGAATGTGCCCTGCGTCTGGCGCGGGCCGGTCTGCAAGTGACTCTGTTCGAACAGAAGCCGGAGTTCCGTTCCCCGGCCCATGTCAATGACGGGCTGGCGGAGCTGGTCTGTTCCAATTCCCTGCGCTCGGACGAGCTGACCTCCGGCATCGGCCTGCTCAAGGCCGAGATGCGCGAACTGGGCAGCGACTTCATGGAGCTGGCCGACGCCCACCGCGTGCCTGCGGGCAAGGCCCTGGCCGTGGACCGCGAGGCCTTCTCGGCGGCCATGACGCAGCGCGTCATGTCCACGCCCGGCATCACGCTGGTGCACCGGCAGATCACGTCCCTGGACGATCCCGCGCTGGACGGCTTCGAGACCGTAGTGCTGGCGGCCGGGCCCATGGCTTCGGAGAACCTCTCCGCCTCGCTGGCCGAGGTGGTGGGCGGCGACCACTGCTATTTTTATGATGCCATCGCGCCCATCGTCTGGACGCATTCCCTGAATATGGACATCGTGTTCCGTGCCTCGCGCTACGGGCAGGAAAAGGGCGAAACGGGCGGCGACTATCTCAACTGCCCCATGAACAAGGAAGAATACGAAGCCTTCTATAATGCCCTGCTGGAAGCGCAAAAGGTGGGCGCACGGGAGTTCGAGAAGGAAAAGCATTTCGAAGGCTGCATGCCGGTGGAGGCCCTGGCCGAACGCGGCCCGCGCACCCTGACCTTCGGCCCGCTGAAGCCCGTGGGCTTCGTGGACCCGCGTACCGGCCGCCGTCCCTGGGCCATCCTGCAGCTGCGGGCCGAGACCCTCAACGGCGAGACCTGCAATCTGGTGGGCTGCCAGACCAAGCTGACCTACGGCGAGCAGGCGCGCGTGTTCCGCATGGTGCCCGGTCTGGAAAAGGCGGAATTCGCCCGCTTCGGCAGCATGCACCGCAACACCTATGTGAACGCGCCCGTGGCCCTGAACGAGGACCTGTCGCTCAAGGCGCGGCCCCGCGTCTTCCTGGCCGGACAGATCACCGGTGTGGAAGGCTATCTGGAATCCGCCGCCTGCGGCATGTGGCTGGGCATGCTGCTGGCCGCCCGCGCCCAGGGCAGGGAGCTGGCCCTGCCGCCGCTGGAATGCGCGCTGGGTGCCCTGCTCAACCATCTGCGCACCCCGGTGAAGCACTTCCAGCCGTCCAACGCCCATTTCGGCCTCATGCCGGAGCTGGACGAAAAAGCCAAGAAGAAGGACCGCAAGGCCCTCTACTCGGCCCGGGCGCGCGAACGTTTCGCCGCCTGGCGTGCGGAACAGGGGCTGTAG
- a CDS encoding desulfoferrodoxin translates to MPNQLEVYKCTHCGNIVEVIHGGGASLVCCGENMKLMKEGSTDGAMEKHVPVIEKIEGGYKVTVGSVAHPMDENHYIEWIELLADNQSLTCFLKPGDKPEAVFKTDAEKVTAREYCNLHGHWKAEN, encoded by the coding sequence ATGCCGAATCAGCTTGAAGTTTATAAGTGCACCCATTGCGGCAATATCGTTGAAGTCATCCACGGCGGCGGCGCCAGCCTGGTCTGCTGTGGCGAGAACATGAAGCTCATGAAGGAAGGCTCCACCGACGGCGCCATGGAAAAGCACGTGCCCGTGATCGAAAAGATCGAAGGCGGTTACAAGGTGACCGTGGGCAGCGTGGCCCATCCCATGGACGAGAACCACTACATCGAGTGGATCGAACTGCTGGCCGACAACCAGAGCCTGACCTGTTTCCTGAAGCCGGGCGACAAGCCTGAAGCGGTGTTCAAGACCGACGCCGAAAAGGTCACTGCCCGCGAATACTGCAACCTTCACGGCCACTGGAAGGCCGAAAACTAG
- a CDS encoding rubredoxin has protein sequence MKYVCSVCGYEYDPAENDNVPFDQLPDDWTCPVCGVSKDQFEQA, from the coding sequence ATGAAATACGTTTGCAGCGTGTGCGGTTACGAATACGATCCCGCCGAAAACGACAACGTGCCCTTCGACCAGCTGCCTGATGACTGGACCTGCCCCGTCTGTGGCGTGAGCAAGGATCAGTTCGAACAGGCCTAA
- the tnpA gene encoding IS200/IS605 family transposase encodes MSNYRKGSHSVFSIHLHLVWITKYRKKILSGDIAQRARSLIRGICEKHQVEILKGHIAPDHIHLFVSISPSLAVSKLMQQLKGRTAHAMINEFPLLRRQYWGRHMWARGYFCCSSGNVTDEVIKQYITQQEDADETFRIEGE; translated from the coding sequence ATGAGCAATTATCGTAAAGGCTCCCACAGTGTTTTTTCAATTCACCTGCACCTGGTCTGGATAACCAAGTACAGGAAAAAGATTTTGTCAGGCGACATCGCCCAGAGAGCCAGGTCGCTGATACGCGGCATCTGTGAAAAGCATCAGGTGGAAATTCTCAAAGGACATATAGCACCCGACCATATCCATCTTTTCGTTTCGATTTCACCAAGCCTTGCTGTGAGCAAGTTGATGCAACAACTGAAAGGCCGAACCGCGCATGCCATGATAAATGAATTTCCATTGTTGCGCCGCCAGTACTGGGGACGTCATATGTGGGCGCGTGGCTATTTCTGTTGCAGCAGTGGCAATGTGACCGATGAGGTCATTAAGCAATACATCACGCAACAGGAAGATGCAGATGAAACCTTCCGAATTGAGGGGGAATGA
- a CDS encoding FprA family A-type flavoprotein, translating to MQPVEIKKDIFWVGCVDYDHRDFHGYSRSPEGSTYNAYLIRDEKNVLMDTVYPGWAGNMLCRIAKIMDPEKIDYIVCNHMEPDHAGSLAEVVARVKPEKIFVSTLGYKSMQGYFDCKDWPIEVVKSGDKLNIGKRNIIFQETRMLHWPDSMVSYIPEDKLLISNDAFGQNIATSYRYADEHDQGDFVRAIKEYYYNIVLPYSPQVLKTLPIVESLDIDMIAPDHGLIHRGEKSVKFIVDMYRQMAEQKPQQRAMVIYDTMWHSTEKMAYAVCSGLEEVGVPTRLMSVKSNHHSEIMTELANCGAVIAGSPTHNNTIMPLMASTLTYMKGLRPQNRVGGAFGSFGWSGESAKVLHEMLASMGMDMPADFVKCNWTPRHEALRACVELGKTVGEALEKKCQGE from the coding sequence ATGCAGCCCGTTGAAATCAAAAAAGATATTTTCTGGGTCGGTTGCGTGGACTACGATCACCGTGACTTCCACGGCTATTCCCGCTCCCCCGAAGGTTCCACCTACAATGCCTACCTGATCCGCGACGAAAAGAACGTCCTGATGGATACCGTGTATCCCGGCTGGGCCGGCAACATGCTGTGCCGCATCGCCAAGATCATGGATCCTGAAAAGATCGACTACATCGTCTGCAACCACATGGAACCCGACCACGCCGGCAGCCTGGCCGAAGTGGTGGCCCGCGTGAAGCCCGAAAAGATCTTCGTCTCCACCCTGGGCTACAAGTCCATGCAGGGCTACTTCGACTGCAAGGACTGGCCCATCGAAGTGGTCAAGAGCGGCGACAAGCTGAACATCGGCAAGCGCAACATCATCTTCCAGGAGACCCGCATGCTGCACTGGCCCGACAGCATGGTCTCCTACATCCCCGAAGACAAGCTGCTCATCAGCAACGACGCCTTCGGCCAGAACATCGCCACCAGCTACCGCTATGCCGATGAGCACGACCAGGGCGACTTCGTGCGCGCCATCAAGGAATACTACTACAACATCGTGCTGCCCTACTCTCCCCAGGTGCTGAAGACCCTGCCCATCGTGGAGAGCCTGGACATCGACATGATCGCCCCTGACCACGGCCTGATCCACCGCGGCGAAAAGTCCGTGAAGTTCATCGTGGACATGTACCGCCAGATGGCCGAACAGAAGCCCCAGCAGCGCGCCATGGTGATCTACGACACCATGTGGCATTCCACCGAAAAGATGGCCTATGCCGTGTGCAGCGGTCTGGAAGAAGTGGGCGTGCCCACCCGCCTGATGTCCGTGAAGAGCAACCATCACAGCGAGATCATGACCGAACTGGCCAATTGCGGCGCCGTGATCGCGGGCTCCCCCACCCACAACAACACCATCATGCCCCTGATGGCCTCCACCCTGACCTACATGAAGGGCCTGCGTCCCCAGAACCGCGTGGGCGGCGCTTTCGGTTCCTTCGGCTGGTCCGGTGAATCCGCCAAGGTCCTGCACGAGATGCTGGCTTCCATGGGCATGGACATGCCCGCCGATTTCGTGAAGTGCAACTGGACCCCGCGCCACGAAGCCCTGCGCGCCTGCGTGGAACTGGGCAAGACCGTGGGCGAGGCCCTGGAGAAGAAGTGCCAGGGCGAATAA
- a CDS encoding aspartate aminotransferase family protein — MSDTFSAVKAQEEALLCRSYSRYPVAVVRGKGSRLWDVDGKEYVDLLAGIAVTALGHCNDEVCAALEAQAHKLWHVSNLFYQEEQLELARLLLSTSHHGKAFFCNSGAEANEACIKLARRYMRKVKQRDAYEIITLGGCFHGRTFGALAATGRESLSDGFTPLPEGFKQVPANDLAALEAAITPATAAVLVEVVQGEGGIVPLPGDYLRGVEALCRKHDILFICDEVQAGLCRTGTFWAFQQHGLTPDAISMAKSLANGLPMGAMLATDEMAKGFEAGSHATTFGGGALASGVAAKCVEIMLRDKLADRAAGLGKHVMDRVRAIRDKLPGTVREVRGLGLMIGIELAVDAAAVWRELIARGFICNLSHGVTLRLLPALTIDKADLDAFIDTLEDILRTAK, encoded by the coding sequence ATGTCCGACACATTTTCCGCCGTCAAAGCCCAGGAAGAAGCACTGCTTTGCCGTTCCTACAGCCGATATCCCGTGGCTGTGGTCCGAGGCAAGGGCTCGCGGTTGTGGGACGTGGACGGTAAGGAATATGTGGACCTGCTGGCCGGCATCGCGGTGACCGCCCTGGGCCACTGCAACGACGAGGTCTGTGCCGCCCTGGAAGCCCAGGCCCACAAGCTCTGGCACGTCAGCAACCTTTTCTATCAGGAAGAACAGCTGGAACTGGCCCGCCTGCTGCTGAGCACCAGCCATCACGGCAAGGCCTTCTTCTGCAATTCCGGCGCCGAGGCCAACGAGGCCTGCATCAAGCTGGCCCGCCGCTACATGCGCAAGGTCAAGCAGCGCGACGCCTACGAGATCATCACCCTGGGCGGCTGCTTCCACGGCCGCACGTTCGGCGCGCTGGCCGCCACGGGCCGCGAGAGCCTGAGCGACGGTTTCACGCCGCTGCCCGAAGGCTTCAAGCAGGTGCCCGCCAATGACCTGGCCGCGCTGGAAGCCGCCATCACGCCCGCCACGGCGGCGGTGCTGGTGGAAGTGGTGCAGGGAGAAGGCGGCATCGTGCCCCTGCCGGGCGATTACCTGCGCGGTGTGGAAGCCTTGTGCCGCAAGCACGACATCCTCTTCATCTGTGACGAAGTGCAGGCCGGTCTGTGCCGCACCGGTACCTTCTGGGCCTTCCAGCAGCATGGCCTGACCCCGGACGCCATCAGCATGGCCAAGTCCCTGGCCAACGGCCTGCCCATGGGCGCCATGCTGGCCACCGACGAGATGGCCAAGGGCTTCGAGGCCGGCAGCCACGCCACCACCTTTGGCGGCGGCGCGCTGGCCTCCGGTGTGGCGGCCAAGTGCGTGGAGATCATGCTCCGCGACAAGCTGGCCGACCGTGCCGCCGGGCTGGGCAAGCATGTGATGGACCGCGTCCGCGCCATCCGGGACAAGCTGCCCGGTACCGTGCGTGAAGTGCGCGGCCTGGGCCTGATGATCGGCATCGAGCTGGCTGTGGATGCCGCCGCCGTGTGGCGCGAACTCATCGCCCGCGGCTTCATCTGCAACCTGAGCCACGGCGTGACCCTGCGCCTGCTGCCTGCCCTGACCATCGACAAGGCCGACCTCGACGCCTTCATCGATACGCTGGAAGACATCCTGCGTACGGCGAAGTAA
- the dut gene encoding dUTP diphosphatase, with the protein MCATSHAMSNFSVPTCPVRLAFVREGARSLYAGQLEPATAFSAGIDLRACLDEDCVRIPAGGRFCVPAGISVQPCEAGFAGFLYSRSGLGAREGLTVAQGVGVIDPDYTGEILVMLLNTSGEERILKRGERMAQLVFQPFVRPVWQEVESLSATERGAGGFGHTGR; encoded by the coding sequence ATGTGCGCTACATCTCACGCCATGAGCAATTTTTCCGTACCCACCTGCCCCGTGCGCCTCGCTTTCGTGCGCGAAGGGGCCCGTTCCCTGTACGCCGGTCAGCTTGAACCGGCCACGGCTTTCTCGGCCGGTATCGACCTGCGCGCCTGTCTGGACGAGGACTGTGTGCGCATCCCTGCCGGAGGCCGCTTTTGCGTGCCTGCGGGCATCAGCGTGCAGCCTTGCGAGGCCGGTTTCGCGGGTTTCCTCTATTCCCGCAGCGGCCTTGGTGCGCGTGAGGGCCTGACCGTGGCCCAGGGAGTGGGGGTCATCGACCCCGACTATACGGGCGAGATCCTCGTCATGCTGCTCAACACCTCGGGCGAGGAGCGCATCCTCAAGCGTGGGGAGCGCATGGCCCAGCTTGTTTTCCAGCCCTTTGTCCGCCCTGTCTGGCAGGAGGTGGAGAGCCTTTCTGCCACGGAGCGCGGTGCGGGCGGCTTCGGACATACGGGGCGCTAG
- a CDS encoding TraR/DksA family transcriptional regulator — protein MDVFDQATELERLDREAALSRARAAMDQGGPDWIDGVACCRECGEPIPQKRLEALPGVGLCRACQEERESGR, from the coding sequence ATGGATGTTTTTGACCAGGCCACTGAACTTGAACGTCTGGACCGTGAAGCTGCCCTCTCCCGCGCCCGCGCTGCCATGGACCAGGGCGGTCCCGACTGGATCGACGGCGTGGCCTGCTGCCGCGAATGCGGCGAGCCCATCCCCCAGAAGCGTCTGGAGGCCCTGCCCGGCGTCGGCCTGTGCCGCGCCTGCCAGGAAGAACGCGAAAGCGGACGCTAG